A genome region from Chloroflexia bacterium SDU3-3 includes the following:
- the iolB gene encoding 5-deoxy-glucuronate isomerase yields MTTYFTNVGNSQGLNPVPENPCKLIDFARLVLPDGASHSGNTGEREVLLVLLGGRCSVDAGGLRFERIGKRANPFGGKPYAVYLPRETSYTITAHGSLDAGLCSAPSDLSAEPYLIAPDQVTVYQMGAASFGRELRNILTGSDQPELAARRLIVGETFVPSGNWSTYPPHKHEVDDLPREAFHEELYYFRVDQPDGFGHARHYSPERGYETTYTVRDSTILMAPHGYHTTCSAPGYTNYFLWMLAGEHRVQAVALDPAHAWVQKSIGLLKGR; encoded by the coding sequence ATGACAACTTATTTCACCAATGTTGGCAACAGCCAGGGTCTCAACCCGGTACCCGAAAACCCCTGCAAGCTGATCGACTTTGCGCGGCTGGTGCTGCCCGATGGCGCGAGCCACAGCGGCAACACGGGCGAGCGTGAGGTGCTGCTGGTGCTGCTGGGCGGGCGCTGCAGCGTGGATGCGGGCGGCCTGCGCTTCGAGCGCATCGGCAAGCGCGCCAACCCGTTTGGCGGCAAGCCCTACGCCGTCTACCTGCCGCGCGAGACCAGCTACACCATCACCGCCCACGGCAGCCTGGACGCGGGCCTGTGCTCGGCCCCCTCGGACCTGAGCGCCGAGCCGTACCTGATCGCCCCCGACCAGGTGACGGTGTACCAGATGGGCGCGGCCAGCTTCGGGCGCGAGCTGCGCAACATCCTCACCGGCAGCGACCAGCCCGAGCTGGCCGCCCGCCGCCTGATCGTGGGCGAGACCTTCGTGCCCAGCGGCAACTGGAGCACCTACCCGCCCCACAAGCACGAGGTCGACGACCTGCCGCGCGAGGCCTTCCACGAGGAGCTGTACTACTTCCGCGTCGACCAGCCCGACGGCTTCGGCCACGCCCGCCACTACAGCCCCGAGCGCGGCTACGAGACCACCTACACCGTGCGCGACTCGACCATCCTGATGGCCCCGCACGGCTACCACACCACCTGCAGCGCCCCAGGGTACACCAACTACTTCCTGTGGATGCTGGCGGGCGAGCACCGCGTGCAGGCCGTGGCGCTCGACCCGGCGCACGCGTGGGTGCAGAAGAGCATCGGTCTGCTGAAGGGACGGTAG
- a CDS encoding glycoside hydrolase family 28 protein, giving the protein MQDQHNLFAFHVRAFGACGDGTTSDTRAIQATIDRCAGAGGGTVVVSAGAYVTGAIELRSHVTLLLEAGATLLGSQDMAEYPLISARWEGVERTTHAPLIGGRGLQNVAIMGRGTIDGRGQPWWDAYHTKTLGAPRPRLVSFTECDNVVIEGITAINSPSWTINPVRCSNVRIQGITIRNPADSPNTDGINPDSCRNVRIADCYISVGDDCVTIKSGTEDERPDMQAPCENIAITNCTMADGHGGVVIGSEMSGDVRNVVISNCVFVGTDRGIRLKSRRGRGGLVEDIRVSNIVMTDVLCPLTMNLYYACGRWGDATVSDKQAHPVTSATPRFRHIHLSHITARNAKVAAAFLFGLAEMPVEDISLSDVTIGMAESAEAGYADMADGLELMERAGLYIRNARRIRLHQVEVRGQAGPAIRIADAHQIEISGCTTPTPAPGAPVIALQNVQGAFIHGCHAYPGTEVFVQLDDERSSGVALVGNHLDHAEQSLRAAVAAEPENIQITAEIER; this is encoded by the coding sequence ATGCAGGACCAACACAACCTCTTCGCATTCCATGTGCGGGCCTTCGGGGCCTGCGGCGATGGCACCACCAGCGACACGCGGGCCATCCAGGCCACCATCGACAGGTGCGCGGGCGCGGGCGGCGGCACCGTGGTCGTCTCGGCGGGCGCGTATGTCACCGGGGCGATCGAGCTGCGCAGCCACGTGACGCTGCTGCTGGAGGCGGGCGCGACCCTGCTGGGCAGCCAGGACATGGCCGAGTATCCCCTGATCAGCGCCCGCTGGGAGGGCGTGGAGCGCACCACCCACGCCCCGCTGATCGGCGGGCGTGGCCTACAGAACGTGGCGATCATGGGGCGTGGCACCATCGATGGGCGCGGCCAGCCCTGGTGGGACGCCTACCACACCAAGACGCTCGGTGCGCCGCGCCCGCGCCTGGTCAGCTTCACCGAGTGCGATAATGTGGTGATCGAGGGCATCACCGCGATCAACTCGCCGAGCTGGACGATCAACCCGGTGCGCTGCAGCAATGTGCGCATCCAGGGCATCACCATCCGCAACCCCGCCGACTCGCCAAACACCGACGGCATCAACCCCGACTCGTGCCGCAACGTGCGGATCGCCGACTGCTACATCAGCGTGGGCGACGACTGCGTGACGATCAAGTCGGGCACCGAGGACGAGCGCCCCGACATGCAGGCCCCCTGCGAGAACATCGCGATCACCAACTGCACCATGGCCGACGGCCACGGCGGCGTGGTGATCGGCAGCGAGATGAGCGGCGATGTGCGCAACGTGGTGATCTCCAACTGTGTGTTTGTCGGCACCGACCGTGGCATACGCCTGAAGTCGCGGCGCGGGCGCGGCGGCCTGGTCGAGGACATCCGCGTGAGCAACATCGTGATGACCGACGTGCTCTGCCCGCTGACCATGAACCTCTACTACGCCTGTGGCAGGTGGGGCGACGCCACCGTGTCCGACAAGCAGGCTCACCCCGTCACCTCGGCCACCCCGCGCTTCCGCCACATCCACCTGAGCCACATCACGGCGCGCAACGCCAAGGTGGCCGCCGCCTTCCTGTTTGGGCTGGCCGAGATGCCGGTAGAGGATATCTCGCTCAGCGATGTGACGATCGGCATGGCCGAGAGCGCCGAGGCGGGCTACGCCGACATGGCCGACGGGCTAGAGCTGATGGAGCGGGCCGGGCTGTACATCCGCAACGCGCGGCGTATCCGGCTGCACCAGGTCGAGGTGCGCGGGCAAGCTGGCCCGGCCATCCGCATCGCCGATGCCCATCAGATCGAGATCAGCGGCTGCACCACGCCCACGCCTGCCCCCGGCGCACCGGTGATCGCGCTGCAGAACGTACAGGGCGCGTTCATCCACGGCTGCCATGCCTACCCTGGCACCGAGGTGTTTGTGCAGCTGGATGACGAGCGTTCGAGCGGGGTGGCACTCGTAGGGAACCACCTTGATCACGCGGAGCAGTCATTGCGGGCGGCTGTGGCGGCTGAACCTGAGAATATACAAATAACAGCAGAGATCGAGCGATAG
- a CDS encoding glycosyl hydrolase family 88, with protein MTMHALFPAETPPASAAAWSARMADSMIARHTPESAQWHYEHGLLWMAIAAVGRATGEERYLRAANAYIDAFIEPDGGIRTYRIDEYNLDQINPGRLLFPRLRETGDQRYEQAIRTLREQLRKHPRTQAGGFWHKQIYPYQMWLDGIYMAEPFYAACARHLGEPSAFDDIAHQILLIERQTRDPETGLLAHAWDESRAMAWADKSTGRSPHAWGRAMGWYAMALVDVLDDFPADHVQRPGILAVLGRLADTVTRVQQPESGLWYQVLDQGQRAGNYLEASASAMFVYALAKGARLGYLPHSALDVARRGYEGMLRELITVDEGGLVTLNRVCAVAGLGGNPYRPGTFEYYIGEEIRPNDFKGVGPFILASLELEQAARHG; from the coding sequence ATGACTATGCACGCTCTTTTTCCGGCGGAGACCCCGCCAGCGTCCGCCGCCGCCTGGTCTGCGCGTATGGCCGATTCCATGATCGCCCGCCACACGCCCGAGTCTGCGCAGTGGCACTACGAGCATGGCCTGCTGTGGATGGCCATCGCCGCGGTGGGGCGCGCCACCGGCGAGGAGCGCTATCTGCGAGCCGCCAATGCCTATATTGACGCGTTCATCGAGCCAGATGGCGGCATCCGCACCTACCGGATCGATGAGTACAACCTTGACCAGATCAACCCTGGGCGCCTGCTGTTCCCGCGCCTGCGCGAGACGGGAGACCAGCGCTACGAGCAGGCCATCCGCACCCTGCGCGAACAGCTGCGCAAGCACCCGCGCACCCAGGCGGGCGGCTTCTGGCACAAGCAGATCTACCCCTACCAGATGTGGCTGGACGGCATCTACATGGCCGAGCCGTTCTACGCGGCCTGCGCCCGCCATCTCGGCGAGCCGAGCGCCTTTGACGACATCGCCCACCAGATCCTGCTGATCGAGCGGCAGACCCGCGACCCTGAGACTGGCCTGCTGGCCCACGCGTGGGATGAGAGCCGCGCTATGGCCTGGGCCGACAAATCCACAGGCCGCTCGCCGCACGCCTGGGGCCGGGCCATGGGCTGGTACGCCATGGCCCTGGTGGATGTGCTCGACGACTTCCCCGCCGACCATGTGCAGCGCCCGGGCATCCTGGCCGTGCTGGGGCGGCTGGCCGATACGGTGACCCGCGTGCAGCAGCCCGAGAGCGGCCTGTGGTACCAGGTGCTCGACCAGGGCCAGCGCGCGGGCAACTACCTAGAGGCCTCGGCCTCGGCCATGTTCGTCTACGCGCTGGCCAAAGGTGCGCGGCTGGGCTACCTGCCGCACAGCGCGCTGGATGTGGCGCGGCGCGGCTACGAGGGCATGCTGCGCGAGCTGATTACGGTCGACGAGGGCGGGCTAGTCACGCTGAACCGCGTGTGCGCGGTGGCAGGCCTGGGCGGCAACCCCTATCGACCTGGGACATTCGAGTACTACATTGGGGAAGAAATACGCCCCAACGACTTTAAAGGGGTGGGGCCATTTATCCTGGCCTCGCTAGAGCTAGAGCAGGCCGCGCGGCACGGCTAG
- a CDS encoding extracellular solute-binding protein, with protein sequence MRRSRQKLALVTATVTLFITACGTNTAAPPAASQPSAAPASDSATVAPASEGAAAATAAPAPASDGKLTDVELWAGASVSEAGPPPEDWAAYQKLRDAAGVNLKVTLLPSALNDQDAKINAAAAANNLPDIFQVNRDAWYRLANNGLIAPVDDLLPQMPKRTETHYADENRRKLVTIDGKMYGLPDPGALPYADGLVIRKDWLDKLGLQMPKTLDDFMAVAKAFTENDPDGNGKADTYGFGAYIEGTGLTNGGLGTRFDWVYGAYGVAGVWNVQSAETFGLNVRNPNFMKATEYIKQLNDAKVIDPDWPTLKKDEYRARWKQGKYGMMHENFAALSTVANYKDFDTNFPDGEWVVLPPPTGPEGKSADGVYMAAARIIAVSQKAIDAGKGPAIAKALEWMATDEGYYLLGFGEEGVNYKKDPNGFVTTEGIDKDKVWTAKEQQPLTQLRNMVYVNNDIELKARYVTYETKNGRKMDPLSYWKGFRDQPWTDSTGAAVINPPSNAADFTRYYSEGLVQFVLGQQPLDEANWQAYVDGLDGLGAKDLEAAAKENLTSAGFLK encoded by the coding sequence ATGCGTCGATCTCGGCAGAAGCTCGCGCTCGTGACAGCGACCGTCACGCTCTTTATCACCGCCTGCGGCACCAACACCGCAGCGCCGCCCGCCGCCAGCCAGCCCAGCGCCGCGCCCGCATCCGACAGCGCCACCGTCGCGCCCGCATCCGAGGGGGCGGCTGCCGCCACCGCCGCGCCTGCGCCCGCATCCGACGGCAAGCTGACCGATGTGGAGCTGTGGGCTGGCGCAAGCGTGTCGGAGGCCGGGCCGCCCCCCGAGGACTGGGCCGCCTACCAGAAGCTCCGCGACGCAGCGGGCGTGAACCTGAAGGTGACGCTGCTGCCCTCGGCCCTGAACGATCAGGACGCCAAGATCAACGCGGCGGCGGCGGCCAACAACCTGCCCGACATCTTCCAGGTGAACCGCGACGCCTGGTACCGTCTGGCCAACAACGGCCTGATCGCGCCGGTGGACGATCTGCTGCCGCAGATGCCCAAGCGCACCGAGACCCACTACGCCGACGAGAACCGCCGCAAGCTGGTGACGATCGACGGCAAGATGTACGGCCTGCCTGACCCGGGCGCGCTGCCCTACGCCGACGGCCTGGTGATCCGCAAGGACTGGCTGGACAAGCTGGGCCTGCAGATGCCCAAGACGCTGGATGACTTCATGGCGGTGGCCAAGGCCTTCACCGAGAACGACCCCGACGGCAATGGCAAGGCCGACACCTACGGCTTCGGCGCATACATCGAGGGCACCGGCCTGACCAACGGCGGCCTGGGCACCCGCTTCGACTGGGTATACGGCGCGTATGGCGTGGCGGGCGTGTGGAACGTGCAGAGCGCCGAGACCTTCGGCCTGAACGTGCGCAACCCCAACTTCATGAAGGCCACCGAGTACATCAAGCAGCTGAACGACGCCAAGGTGATCGACCCCGACTGGCCGACCCTGAAGAAGGACGAGTACCGCGCGCGCTGGAAGCAGGGCAAGTATGGCATGATGCACGAGAACTTCGCCGCGCTCTCCACCGTGGCCAACTACAAGGACTTCGACACCAACTTCCCCGACGGCGAGTGGGTTGTGCTGCCGCCGCCCACCGGCCCCGAGGGAAAGAGCGCCGATGGCGTGTACATGGCCGCCGCCCGCATCATCGCGGTCTCGCAGAAGGCCATCGACGCGGGCAAAGGCCCGGCGATCGCCAAGGCGCTGGAGTGGATGGCCACCGACGAGGGCTACTACCTGCTGGGCTTCGGCGAGGAGGGCGTGAACTACAAGAAAGACCCCAACGGCTTCGTGACCACCGAGGGCATCGATAAGGACAAGGTCTGGACCGCCAAGGAGCAGCAGCCGCTGACCCAGCTGCGCAACATGGTCTACGTCAACAACGACATCGAGCTGAAGGCCCGTTACGTGACCTACGAGACCAAGAACGGCCGCAAGATGGACCCGCTGAGCTACTGGAAGGGCTTCCGCGACCAGCCCTGGACCGACAGCACCGGCGCGGCGGTGATCAACCCGCCCTCCAACGCCGCCGACTTCACGCGCTACTACAGCGAGGGGCTGGTGCAGTTCGTGCTGGGCCAGCAGCCGCTGGATGAGGCCAACTGGCAGGCCTATGTGGACGGGCTCGATGGCCTGGGTGCCAAAGACCTTGAGGCCGCCGCCAAGGAGAACCTGACCTCGGCAGGCTTCCTGAAGTAG